In Hoplias malabaricus isolate fHopMal1 chromosome 18, fHopMal1.hap1, whole genome shotgun sequence, the genomic window TGCTTTAGTCACTTATTGCAAATGAGctctcttctgattggctggtttATATTAAGCCATATTCCAACAGCCGTCTTAAACTGGGCTCAAACACTCTATATAACTTCACTgtgaatgggcggggctaaaatGCTGTAGGCTTAACCCGTGCAAACATTGAtgtgttgtgacatcacaaacactaTTTAAAATACACTGGAGTTTATTTTGCATTAATGAACTGTGTGAGCTGAGCATTCCTTAAACGTGTACGATGTCTAAACACAACATCGGGGGCTTTGCTTCTGTGTTGATCCATGTTTGTGCAGTTTCTGTTGACCATTAGATTGTGTTACTGTAAGAATAAAGTGTCACTGTTCGCTTACAATGTCAAagcaccaacacaaactgcccCCGACACTGGGGTAAACACTGGGAACCGAAAGCCTTcatctgtttgtgtctctgcAGATTGACAGCAGTGTGTTCAGCGCCAGTAGAAGACTCACACAACATTAGGGGCTTTTCAGAGACCCTGCTGAGAGCAAGagcctgtgtgtgcgtgtgtgtgtgtgtgtgtgtgtgtgtgtgtgagagacattACTGTACTTTGGGAGCTGCAATCTTGGCCCAATCTTAGAGTCCCAAGTCCTTGAGTCTTAAATACTGAAGGCAAACTCTCATAAACTCTTAGTGTacaaaaatctctctctctctctctctctctctctctctctctctctctctctctccatccactTCCACTACTCTGGCAACTGACACACaccccgacacacacacaccccgacacacacacacacacacacatttaaacatgtcTACACCTTAAAATTTTAATGATGTATGTGGTGGGGACCAGCCTGGGGTCCCCACAAAGAAGACAAGTCCTTGcattgtgagtgtgtaaacagtttTGGTCCAAACCACGTGATGCATTCCTGGTACACactgacccacacacacacacacacacacacactcacagagcgCCATTAACAATCCTAGGAATTTTAGTTGGTGAAAAATGTCCCTAATGAGCCTCTGTCTGAGGCAAGGggggcactaacacacacacacacacacacacacacacatacatacacgtCAATAGACCCACCGATCAATGCTGAGGGAGGGGTaactgttattgttattatagcactgagagagagagagagagagagagagagagagagagagagagagagaaatgattaGAAAAAgcagggagaaggagagaaagacagagatacatccttagaaaataaaacagagagagaggatgaaaaAATGGAGAAAGGcatagaaagaaaaaagaaaataaaagtgaCTGAGcgttagagagagagggaaacagaagcaactctctctctctctctctctctctctctctctctctctctctctctctctctctctgtggggtGTGCACCTCCCTCAGCTACTCACACTCATTAGCCTGCAAAGTGTGGCGATGAACATGCTACACCCTGTGCCATGtgactactctctctctctgtctctctctctctttggtccCATGATAGGAAAGAAGAGGACATTAAGTCCACATGTGAATAATCCAGAGACCGTTAATACCTCCAACAATAACACCATCAAATCCATCGACATCATCAATACCATCATTATCAACGCTCCTGAACAACATCCAACACCAACAACACTGCCACTGCCAACACAGCTCCAACAATACTCTCCATACCATCAACACTGTCCGAATTATGAAGACTACACAACTGTATCAACACCAGAAACACAATCAGTACTGCAGTCATTCTCACTATCATCACTACCAACATCAACACAATCAGCACAGACTAAATCAACACTACCAACATCAACACTACCAACATAAACACAATCAGCGCAGACTAAATCAACACTACCAACATCAGCACAGACTAAATCAACAATACCATTGGCACAATCAATACTGCTAACACTGACAATACCAACACCATCAGCTCcaacaacacaataaacactgctAACACTGACAATACCAACACCATCAGCTCCAACAACACAGTCAACTCTGCTAACACTGACAATACCAACACCATCAGCTCCAACAACACAGTCAAAACTGCTAACATTGACAATACCAACACCATCAGCTCCAACTACACAATCAAAACTGCTAACATTGACAATACCAACACCATCAGCTCCAACTACACAATCAAAACTGCTAACATTGACAATACCAACACCATCAGCTCCAacacaatcaacactgctaACACTGACAATACCAACACCATCAGCTCCAACAACACAGTCAACTCTGCTAACACTGACAATACCAACACCATCAGCTCCAACAACACAATCAAAACTGCTAACATTGACAATACCAACACCATCAGCTCCAACACAATCAAAACTGCTAACATTGACAATACCAACACCATCAGCTCCAacacaatcaacactgctaACACTGACAATACCAACACAATCAGCTCTAACTacacaatcaacactgctaACACTGACAGTACCAACACAATCAGCTCTAACTacacaatcaacactgctaACACTGACAGTACCAACACAATCAGCTCCAACAacacaatcaacactgctaACACTGACAGTACCAACACAATCAGCTCCAACAacacaatcaacactgctaACACTGACAATACCAACACCATCAGCTCCAACTacacaatcaacactgctaacactgacaataacaacaccatcagctccaacacaatcaacactgctaACCGTGACAATACCGACACCATCAGCTCCAACACAATCAACACTGCCAAAACTGACAATACCAACACCATCAGCTCCAACAAGATAGTCAACACTGCTAACACTGACAATACCAACACCATCAGCTCCAACAACACTGCCAACACTGACAATACCAACACCATCAGCTCCAGCAacacaatcaacactgctaACAGTGACAGTACCAACACCATCAGCTCCAACTacacaatcaacactgctaACACTGACAGTACCAACACTAtacacaccaccaacaccatcagctCCAACTacacaatcaacactgctaACACTGACAGTACCAACTCCATCAGCTCCAACTacacaatcaacactgctaACAGTGACAATACCAACACCATCAGCTCCAacaacacagtcaacacagcTAATACTGACAATGCCAACGCCATCAGCTCCAACAACACAGTCAACACTGCTAACACTGACAATACCAACACCATCAGCTCCAACACAATCAAAACTGCTAACACTGATAATACCAACACCATCAGCTCCAacacaatcaacactgctaACACTAACAATACCAACACCATAGGCTCCAACAACACAGTCAACACTGCTAAGACTGACAATACCAACAACATCAGCTCCAACAACACAGTCAACACTGCAAACACTGACAACACCAACACCATCAGCTCCAACAATACAGTCAACACTGCTAACACTGACAATACCAACACCATCAGCTCCAACAACACAGTCTACACTGCTAACAGTGACAGTATCAACACCATCAGCTCCAACTACACAATCAACTATGCTAACACTGACAATACcaacactatacacaccatcaacaccatcagctccaacacaatcaacactgctaACACTGACAATACCAAAAccatcagctccagcacaaTCAACACTGCTAACAGTGACAATACCAACACCATCAGCTCCAACAACAAAGTCAACACTGCTAACACTGACAATACCAACACCATCAGCTCCAacacaatcaacactgctaACACTGACAATAACAACACCATCAGCTCAAacacaatcaacactgctaACACTGACAATACCAAAACCATCAGCTCCAACTTCACAGTCAACAATGCTAAAACCAACAATGCCAACACCATCAGCTCCAACTacacaatcaacactgctaacactgacaataacaacaccatcagctccaacacaatcaacactgctaACCGTGACAATACAGACACCATCAGCTCCAACACAATCAACACTGCCAAAACTGACAATACCAACACCATCAGCTCCAACAAGATAGTCAACACTGCTAACACTCACAATACCAACACCATCAGCTccaataaaaaaatcaacactTCTAACACTGACAGTACCAATACCATCAGCTCCAACCACACAATCAAGACTGCTAACAGTGACAATACCAACACCATCAGCTCCAACAACACAATCAAGACTGCTAACACTGACAATACCAACACCATCAGCTCCAACAACACAATCAATACTGCTAACAGTTACAGTACCAACACCATTGGCTCCAGCACAATCAACACTGCTAACACTGACAATACCAACACCATCAGCTCCAACAACAAAATCAACACTGCTAACACTGACAATACCAACACCATCAGCTCCAACAACAAAATCAACACTGCTAACACTGACAATACCAACACCATCAGCTCCAACAACACAGTCAACACTGCTAACACTGACAATACCAACACAATCAACTCCAACTacacaatcaacactgctaACAGTGACAGTACCAACACCATTAGCTCCAacacaatcaacactgctaACAATTACAATACCAACATTAtacacaccaccaacaccatTAGCTCCAACACTATCAACACAATCAGATCCCCTTAACACATTCataatcaacacaaataaaaacaacactacCAACTCCACAAATATCACCGATTCTGCTAACACCAAAACATAATtaccatattattattatcaatacTACTGACACAAACCATTCAGTCATGAACTCCAACAATCTACACTTTTATTATGATCACTAGGAGGGACAATGTCCACACAACCCACATGACAAATACACAAATCCTCAAACACTGTTCGCTCCAGCAACACTACCATCACCATCAACACCAACAACACCATTAACACCAGCAACACTGTGAAAATCAACCATCTGACATCAAGAACAATATCAACACAATCAAAATCATCAATAACGCTACTACACCAGCCACACTTTCAACACCACGACACATCGGTATTATAACAACACTGACACCATCAGTCACCTCCAACAGCACCGAGACCAACATTATCACACGCCCTCAGTACCACTAACATCAAACACCgtcagcaccaccaccaccatcactcCCGGACAAACACCTCCATCTTCGCCACAGAGGAAAACAGCATCCTTCTTTTCCAGCTGCTGAACAGAGACAAATCCCATCCATCATCCACCAATGGCGACCCGAACACCATCTCTCTACACAGCTGAGCTTGaacaccgtgtgtgtgtgtgtgtgtgttgagaagaacggcaaaaaaaacaaaacaaaggatGGCCTCAccgtttctgtgtgttttccgTCCATTCAGTGTCAGTCCTGCAGCTCAGCCTTGAGCCTGAGAGGAGAACTGGACGATCCTTGAATCTCCCACATcctcagatctctctctctctctctctctctctctctctctgtctcacacacactcacacacacacacacacacacaagcacacacacacacactcattcacaaagCACTCTTTCCGTCTTTTTCTCTCGCCGTTCTGTTTCCTCTCTGCTTAGCTCCAAGGCAGTTAAGAGACACTGCAGCGatggggggaggaggagggcgtgtgagtgtgtttgtgtgtgtgtgtgcgcgtgcgtattactgtgtgtgtgtatgtgtgtgtttcagactgTCAGCGAGTgagggagcagagagagagagagagagagagagagagtgcggcAGAGAGAAATCGAGGGAGGAGTCAGGTCAGGatagaaagaagaagaagaagaaggaggaggagggggagaacAGTCAGGATTAAAAAAccatgagaaaaacagagagagcaagaaaagagggagagagaaagagagacagagaaacagggaAGAGATAGAACAGAGCGATGGTGGTGGAAATGGTGCTGCTGCCGGGAAGAAAGAAATGTGGGATCCATGGGAGCAGGGGAAAAATGGAGGACGATGGgtctgtgtttacagatgtACGGCGGCCCTGCTGTTGTGATTTCATTgatgagtgggagagagagagagagagagagggagagagagcgagcgagcgagagagagagagagagagcgagagaggagggggagctATGGATGTCAGAAGGCTGAGGGTTGGATGTTGGTGTAATTCGCTGTTTCCGTGCCAACTGGTCCTGCGTCTGAAGCAGCACTTCCTTTGcgggctttctctctctctctctctctctctctctctctctctctctctctctttccatctggtataaaaatattatatctCCTCCAACACATCACTGCTGTAACCTGCCGCCCTCAACAAAGACTGGAGGGGTCTAACCAGGCCTCCATAGACCAGCGCATGAAgcaaccctctctctctctctctccctctctctctctctctctctctctctctcagcgatGGGTGTGGCCATTacaacacacagcactgtgcagaaaTCAGAGACCACACTTCAGTGATGTCACTTCTGACCATTACATACATATCATTTGTACTGAGCggccgctttcagcacctgttcctttaaagtttaatgagccgctcgctgttcaccccaatCCTTGAGTTTCTTGCTcccaaataaaaatgcattatcACATGATAATTAAGTAAATCTAAAATAATTTAGTATTTCAATTGCAATTTTAAAGCAACACGGTGGAGCAGccggtggtgtctctgtcacctgtctctccctgtgtctgcgtgggtttcctccaggtgactgtctgtgaggagtgtggtgtgttctccctgtgtctgcgtgggtttcctccgggtgactgtctgtgaggagtgtggtgtgttctctctgtgtctgcgtgggtttcctccgggtgactgtctgtgaggagtgtggtgtgttttctctgtgtctgcgtgggtttcctccgggtgactgtctgtgaggagtgtggtgtgttctccctgtgtctgcgtgggtttcctccaggtgactgtctgtgaggagtgtggtgaagaactggcgcctcctccagagtgtgttcctgccttgattcCAAGTAGACCCTCtgcaatcctgaactggataagcccaGGAGAACCTAACACCTAAAGCAAGTAACAGCTTCAGTGACTCTTCCATTTTTGTGTTGCTTCACTGCCCTTAAATTTTTTGACCTGGGAGTATGGAAACACGTGATCAGAGGCTAAATACGGTACACAGCAGCTCCCAGTCTTCTATTTTATCCAACATGAGATCTGTCCGGAAAGACAGTTCAGTAAGTAATTCAGCCTGTAATTTTCTCAGAGGACGTCAGGGTTAAAACACAGACGAGGTGGATTCAGACATCAATAAAACTACAGAGGACCCCTGTGAAAGAGAGAATCACCCCAGGACTCCTTGGAAGTTTATAGCCTTCCGGTTTGGGCTTTACAACAGACCGAATATTATTTTGCATGTTACACAAACATACTGCATGCCACGTTTCTTGGCTAAGAAATAAACACCACTACCTGCTCTCTGGAGGCAGACTACAGTCTGAGGCTGTGTGCAGATGGAGAAAGCTAAAACACAGCTGAGGTATCCATCCCGAGTTGTGAAGAGACCAGAGGAATTGCTTTAAAATTGTTGCAGTTTCTGTTTCTTTCCTTTGAGCCAAAAAAGGCTAACCTTGTCTTCAGTTCAAATACAAATCCCAACCAAGACCCTCTTCCAGGATCTGAGGGTGGGCCGCTTCAGGTCAGTCAGCGTTCTCAAAGCTCAGGATCGGAAGATCTCAGGAGGGTACATCCAGACGTGAGCTGAGAAAGTGGCCTGCCTTCAGCCCTCCCTCAGTGGGTGTTGTTTGTGTAGCTCTTTTCCCATTGGTTCTTTCACGtctgttcttttattctttATCCTGTGTGTTCTATTAGTTTAGTTTATATTCCTCTCTCTGGAAATGATGGTGTTGTTTGATTAGTATTTACACGTAATGCTCCTTAAAAAAAGCCTTATTTTCAGGGGCTCAAATACCAGCgatgccacagccatccgtAACTGGGTTTCATCTAAAACCAGAGCCGGCCAGCACAGGTGTTTCTAAGATAACGTAAGGCTTGGGCACTCACCCAAGTAGCAATGAACGTCTGACCCAAATGTGTCACTTCTGCGGTTCTCTTCTGACCCACATTTGGTCTTGAATAATGGTGTTGGGCCAGACATCCGCTGTCTTGTGGAACAAATCTGGGCCGAATCAGACGTTGGCCCGTGTCTGGCCCAAACAGCCTTTCTTGACACAAGAAGATGACAGTTTATAAAGAAGCAGTGGCTTCTCCTCAGTTCTCAGAGGAAACCATCAGCCCCTTTCCACCAAAAGAGCTCTGGTTCTTGAACAGGTTCCGTTCCGGTTTATAAGAAccttgttgtttttctgtgaaccAGCTGCGTTTACACCAGTTTTAATGGAACTGAAGATACATCACAGAACACATcatcaacagggggcgctgcacAGCAGCACTGAACAGAAGTGAGAAGATGGCGGAGTGTGTAGCAGAGCAGAGTTACAGACGCCCACAGATGTACTATTCTTTGCTTCCCGCTGCGAACGAACAAACTTTTCAGGTTCCAGAGCCCATTCcacgttggtggaaaagcgctgtgtGTAATTTGGAGGAGACTGAGGTAACAGACTGAACAACCAATGAGTTAAAACTGGATGGAGAACCAGGGAATATCTCTCcaccacaaaataaataaagaaatgacaataaataagtaaatgtccATTTTTAAGGTCAGCCTCCTGTTCTTGTCCTTGATCAACCTTTAAAATGGCAGTTACAGCTCTTCAGTGTTGTGTTGGGGCTGGGGTTCCATTTAGGGTTAATGTCAGGGTTAGGTTGATATTTTCAGGAAAGAGGAATCGGGGTTCGCTGTCAGACTGATGGATGATGGTGGGTTTCGCAGCTGCAGGGAGGATGCGATCGTCTGTAAAGCACAGGGCTAACAGgaaagtttggtggaggagggATAATAGTCTGGGGCTGTTTTTCAGGAGGTAATGACTGGAACCAATAGAAACGGTCTAAAAACCTCTATTTCATAAACACTCGATCAAAGTGAAGGGCGGGTTTTTTCTGTTTCCTGTGAAGTTACGGTTAAATTATGTTTCTGCAACAACACattgatttaacaaaaaaaagtgGGTTAACAGCGTACAGTTAAAAACACACTCTTCAGCATTGTGTTcagcaagagtgtgtgtgtgtgtgagagagagagaggttgtgtgTGAGGTTGTTATTCTGGAAAGTGCATCCTGTGGCTAACGTGTAGGAAACTGACAGAGAAAAACCAAAAAAACCATAATGAATCAGTAAATGAGTCAGACCTGTGTAGTTATCAGACTTTCAGATCCGATTAAATCTCACGCAGCGAAGCTACAGGACACCTGCTCACCCTCTGAGGCCTGGGTCACTTCACAGGAACCCACTTTAGTTTTAGAGCATAGAATTCTTTATAATAAACACGTAAAAGCCACATGTTCTTCTCATTTTCCACTGGAACACGagtcccacagcagtgttctccccctgtgtaaacagcacctgttcctttaaatgataatgagccgctcgctgttcaccccgaccccgagcgcacagcagtgaggagcgaggagaagctcttgtttttagccgttttcactctgttctctttcttctccgtttttactcagtgctcttatttctccgcgctcgttgtgtctgagtttaacctcgtctttgcgctctcacataaacacgggtccagcgctgtgattggacagactcagacgagggggcggggcaagtctaaagtctctgcacttgacgtcagaagcggagcagaatcagaacctaaaaataaagcagtgtgaaaacagcgagtgaagagtttattgggcgctgagctccatcaggaaaaagctgcagaagactgtgacggatttgttctgttcttgaggaTAACAGTGTACTGTAAAAGTTTGAGTGAGTGTTgatttagacgatttaaagatgggGATTTGGAAAATGGGCCCACAGTTTACAAACCAGCCCAGGGGTAAATGTACatgaataagtaaataacaCAAACAGCGCCTCTCTGTGGCTAAAGGTTTTAGTGGATTTGATCCTGGATGGACTCTTAATCATGTTTTAAACGGTAAATCGTGATGCGGTAAACATCAGTGTCATAgatgacctattttaaacatggctgccgcatgtgggggacccactctatggaacaTAAAGTGCCTAATTGAAGGATCACAGCGCAGTTTGATTCTCAGATATATGATGTAATATAAACACAGACTGCTAATTTGTCATTGGTAAAAATGACGGATCGCAACTTTAATACGAGTGTTTGACTCTCAGTTATCAGCTGCTGATTGGGGAGCAACCAAAAACACATCCTGTGAGCGTCAGCACTTCGGGAAGAGCCGCAGGTGATGCGTCAGTAACTAATTCTCGACTCAGAGCTGggatttttctctctctctctctgtctcgctgcTCTCCGTGTAATAAACAGTTTAactaactcactctctctgtgtgtaataaatTCACACCTTTaccctctccttttctctcttctctttggtTCCATGTCTAACTCTCTCTGTTTTACACTAACCACCTttaccccccctctctctctctctctctctctctctctctctctctgtctgttttacTCTCACTAACCACATTTACCAtttctctctcgcgctctctctctctgtttccctctgtgtgtgtgtgtgtaaaacacttTATAATCACCTTCACCACCtccatttctcatt contains:
- the LOC136675142 gene encoding putative uncharacterized protein DDB_G0282133, which produces MADRYEHGANTKRYFIQLQPLCHALDSNNTINTANTDNTNTISSNNTVNSANTDNTNTISSNNTVKTANIDNTNTISSNYTIKTANIDNTNTISSNYTIKTANIDNTNTISSNTINTANTDNTNTISSNNTVNSANTDNTNTISSNNTIKTANIDNTNTISSNTIKTANIDNTNTISSNTINTANTDNTNTISSNYTINTANTDSTNTISSNYTINTANTDSTNTISSNNTINTANTDSTNTISSNNTINTANTDNTNTISSNYTINTANTDNNNTISSNTINTANRDNTDTISSNTINTAKTDNTNTISSNKIVNTANTDNTNTISSNNTANTDNTNTISSSNTINTANSDSTNTISSNYTINTANTDSTNTIHTTNTISSNYTINTANTDSTNSISSNYTINTANSDNTNTISSNNTVNTANTDNANAISSNNTVNTANTDNTNTISSNTIKTANTDNTNTISSNTINTANTNNTNTIGSNNTVNTAKTDNTNNISSNNTVNTANTDNTNTISSNNTVNTANTDNTNTISSNNTVYTANSDSINTISSNYTINYANTDNTNTIHTINTISSNTINTANTDNTKTISSSTINTANSDNTNTISSNNKVNTANTDNTNTISSNTINTANTDNNNTISSNTINTANTDNTKTISSNFTVNNAKTNNANTISSNYTINTANTDNNNTISSNTINTANRDNTDTISSNTINTAKTDNTNTISSNKIVNTANTHNTNTISSNKKINTSNTDSTNTISSNHTIKTANSDNTNTISSNNTIKTANTDNTNTISSNNTINTANSYSTNTIGSSTINTANTDNTNTISSNNKINTANTDNTNTISSNNKINTANTDNTNTISSNNTVNTANTDNTNTINSNYTINTANSDSTNTISSNTINTANNYNTNIIHTTNTISSNTINTIRSP